One window from the genome of Candidatus Chlorohelix allophototropha encodes:
- a CDS encoding condensation domain-containing protein, with product MNKSIEQRITELSPTKRAVLLRRLQRLVGAADNNKITPRGRDSNIFPLSFSQQRLWFLDQLEPGNPTFNVPLAVRLSQTLNEEAFVRSLNAVVARHEVLRSNFVVREGHPVQVIATAQSVPFIIEDLRTLSAEAREARVNALALEEAQYRFDLAQGSLLRARLLRIGVAEYVFLLTLHHIISDGWSMGLLLNELVTYYRGFCNGQSVNLPTLEVQYADYALWQREWMSGTVQARQLAYWKKQLQDAPSLLKLPLDHPRREVEQFRGATVYFKLPAPLTQRLKEVSREQNITLYMLLLAAYQILLYRISGQRDILVGTPVAGRNKAETEDLIGFFVNTLVMRTNFSGRETFKELLLQVRKTALEAYANQDLPFEKLVEALQPERSLSYSPLFQVMFTFFNEPTRRKLRDTGFEWSALEIDRGLSNRDLTLRMEELDNVLVGHLEYNVDLFENSTIRRFIAQFERLLVQLMEHPDARIADLDLLSEEEKQAIAKAGQTQEKSSRDKFKQFLGKRPGGLNLSQPELVKIGSLSLDMTFPLLIQPSVTEVSLVTWAEKNLEFIQTNLDKYGAILWRNFPVNDPAEFEGFARVIAPELLDYVERSTPRNLVQGKVFTSTSYPPDQYIMLHNEVSYSHCWPIKLWFYCQHAPSQGGATPLADSRLVYQRLDPTLKEKFISKRVMYVRNYGEGVDLPWQEVYQTNDPAEVEKYCRDAGIEFEWKSGNRLRTRQVRQAVAQHPRTGEMVWFNSAHMFHVAAHTPEVRDSLLAIFAPEDLPRNVYFGDGTPIENDEIAHIRQIYRECAISFPWQTGDIMLVDNMLLAHGRAPFSGERSVLVAMAEPYSLL from the coding sequence ATGAACAAATCAATTGAGCAGCGTATAACTGAATTGTCGCCCACTAAACGCGCAGTGTTGTTGCGCCGCCTTCAGCGGTTAGTGGGCGCTGCAGATAATAATAAAATTACTCCCAGAGGTCGGGATTCTAATATTTTCCCGCTTTCTTTCAGCCAGCAACGTTTGTGGTTTTTAGACCAACTAGAGCCGGGAAACCCCACCTTTAATGTGCCGTTGGCGGTGCGTCTTTCACAAACTCTTAATGAAGAAGCCTTTGTCAGAAGCCTTAATGCAGTGGTGGCACGCCACGAGGTTTTACGTAGTAACTTCGTTGTAAGGGAAGGACACCCGGTTCAGGTGATTGCTACCGCTCAGTCTGTCCCTTTTATCATAGAAGATTTGCGTACTCTTTCGGCGGAAGCGCGAGAAGCCCGCGTTAATGCGCTTGCGCTTGAGGAAGCTCAATACCGTTTTGACTTGGCGCAAGGTTCACTATTGCGGGCGCGATTATTGCGAATCGGCGTGGCTGAATACGTTTTCTTGCTCACGCTGCACCATATCATCTCGGATGGTTGGTCAATGGGATTGCTGCTTAATGAGTTGGTTACATACTATCGGGGCTTTTGCAATGGGCAATCGGTCAATTTACCGACGCTTGAAGTGCAATATGCCGATTACGCACTGTGGCAGAGAGAATGGATGTCTGGAACAGTACAGGCGCGGCAATTGGCATACTGGAAAAAACAGCTTCAGGACGCGCCTTCACTTCTAAAATTACCGCTTGACCATCCCCGCCGCGAAGTAGAGCAATTTCGGGGCGCAACCGTTTACTTTAAGCTACCTGCACCGCTTACCCAACGCTTGAAAGAAGTGAGTCGGGAGCAGAATATAACGCTCTATATGTTATTGCTGGCAGCTTACCAGATATTGCTATATCGCATTTCCGGGCAGCGAGATATTCTGGTAGGTACGCCGGTGGCAGGTCGCAACAAGGCAGAAACAGAGGATTTAATCGGTTTCTTTGTTAATACGCTGGTAATGCGTACAAACTTCTCCGGGCGAGAAACTTTCAAAGAGCTATTATTGCAAGTCAGGAAAACGGCGTTGGAAGCATACGCAAATCAGGATTTGCCTTTTGAAAAACTGGTAGAAGCGCTTCAACCCGAACGTTCTTTAAGTTATAGCCCGCTATTTCAGGTGATGTTTACCTTCTTTAACGAACCTACCCGGCGCAAACTGCGCGATACCGGGTTTGAGTGGAGCGCGTTAGAAATAGATCGGGGGCTTTCTAACCGCGACCTTACCCTGCGAATGGAAGAATTAGATAATGTTCTGGTGGGACATCTCGAATATAATGTTGACCTTTTTGAAAACAGCACAATCCGGCGATTTATCGCGCAATTTGAAAGGTTATTGGTGCAATTGATGGAACATCCTGATGCTAGAATTGCAGACCTTGATTTGCTTTCGGAGGAAGAAAAGCAGGCAATAGCAAAAGCCGGGCAAACTCAGGAGAAATCCAGCCGCGACAAATTTAAACAATTTCTCGGTAAACGCCCCGGTGGTCTAAACCTTTCTCAGCCTGAACTGGTGAAAATCGGAAGCCTTTCACTGGATATGACATTCCCTTTGCTGATTCAACCTAGCGTTACTGAGGTGTCATTGGTTACGTGGGCAGAGAAAAACCTTGAATTTATACAAACCAATCTTGATAAATATGGCGCAATTCTATGGCGCAATTTCCCTGTGAATGACCCCGCAGAGTTTGAGGGATTTGCCAGAGTTATTGCGCCTGAGTTATTGGATTACGTGGAACGCTCTACTCCCAGAAATCTGGTACAGGGCAAGGTTTTCACTTCAACCTCGTACCCACCAGACCAGTATATTATGTTACACAATGAAGTTTCCTATTCGCATTGCTGGCCCATAAAGCTTTGGTTCTACTGCCAACATGCCCCTTCACAAGGGGGCGCTACGCCTTTGGCAGATAGTCGGCTTGTTTATCAACGCCTTGACCCGACTCTAAAGGAGAAATTCATCAGCAAGCGGGTAATGTATGTCCGAAACTATGGTGAAGGGGTGGACTTGCCTTGGCAGGAAGTTTATCAGACCAATGACCCCGCCGAAGTTGAAAAATATTGTCGTGATGCCGGGATTGAATTTGAATGGAAATCAGGCAACCGCCTCAGAACTCGTCAGGTACGGCAGGCAGTAGCCCAACACCCGCGCACCGGAGAAATGGTGTGGTTTAATTCAGCCCACATGTTTCATGTTGCAGCCCATACGCCGGAGGTACGCGACTCGTTGTTGGCAATTTTTGCGCCGGAAGATTTGCCTCGAAATGTGTATTTTGGGGATGGTACTCCTATTGAGAATGACGAGATAGCCCATATAAGACAAATTTACCGCGAATGTGCTATAAGCTTCCCTTGGCAAACCGGAGATATTATGTTGGTTGATAATATGCTTTTAGCACATGGACGTGCGCCTTTTTCAGGAGAACGCAGTGTGCTGGTAGCAATGGCAGAGCCATATAGCCTGTTGTAG
- a CDS encoding cytochrome b N-terminal domain-containing protein: MNLTGALRKKVSAWMPLEDLLPDELPAYVRSPAYFFGVAALSSMVLLILSGIVLAIFGPHWWHADGVGHFVNSLHFWCSELFFFTLTLHLWTEFFKGSWRHGRRLTWVVGGIGFALCIGTAFTGYLSQTNFSSQWIGVEAKDALNATGIGAFFNVLNFGQIYGFHIMLLPLILVLLVGFHLLQVRIRGVVRPYAAKPQEEREVEKLWKHKKPKKGSTANEESPPMPSDQRRYYRGVRMMPYDLIREGLFALLGVFIVSVVLAAIFSSPDEPPLTLQSYSQQSPVPFITTAMNELSGVGEIGQYGPPYNNSNGAVQSIGSISLQTLAGVTVPVDVAKFYVLEPLSIAAISDPDLASALQTFSAASDKQQADWEDAYTKALPDAKVSSGNLVLADGDYGPLPVMMNRLLGLGTSGALDGLLLRSGGFYQNDFTKPLLFLSEDALSTRAEQLNLLGSQWGMMNETGNYPGQAWLWLYTFWYQVPPFNTSSNADLLVSIIMAILTAILIFLPFLPFINRVPYYLGIHRLIWREYYKDVKKAQIPEPV; this comes from the coding sequence ATGAACTTGACAGGTGCCCTTCGCAAAAAGGTGAGCGCTTGGATGCCACTGGAAGATTTGCTACCAGATGAACTACCTGCCTATGTGCGCTCTCCCGCCTATTTCTTCGGTGTCGCCGCTCTATCAAGTATGGTGCTTTTGATATTATCAGGAATTGTGCTGGCAATATTTGGACCGCATTGGTGGCATGCAGATGGGGTGGGTCATTTTGTGAATAGCCTCCATTTCTGGTGCTCCGAGTTATTTTTCTTCACCCTAACGTTACACCTATGGACGGAGTTCTTCAAAGGGTCCTGGCGACATGGACGGCGCTTGACATGGGTGGTGGGTGGCATTGGTTTTGCGCTGTGCATCGGCACAGCTTTTACCGGCTATCTGTCACAGACTAATTTTAGCTCACAGTGGATTGGGGTAGAAGCCAAGGACGCATTGAATGCAACTGGCATTGGAGCATTCTTTAATGTGCTGAATTTCGGGCAGATATACGGTTTCCATATTATGCTACTGCCTTTAATACTGGTACTGCTAGTTGGGTTTCACCTGTTGCAGGTGCGTATTCGTGGGGTAGTGCGACCCTACGCCGCGAAACCGCAAGAGGAACGTGAAGTGGAGAAGCTATGGAAACATAAGAAACCGAAGAAGGGTAGCACGGCAAACGAGGAATCTCCACCTATGCCATCTGACCAACGCAGATACTATCGGGGAGTACGGATGATGCCCTACGACCTAATCCGGGAAGGACTATTTGCGCTACTAGGGGTGTTTATTGTGAGCGTAGTGCTGGCAGCTATTTTTTCCTCTCCTGACGAGCCACCGTTGACTTTGCAATCATATTCACAACAAAGCCCTGTGCCTTTTATCACAACCGCTATGAACGAATTAAGTGGCGTGGGAGAAATTGGGCAGTATGGTCCTCCCTATAACAATAGTAACGGTGCGGTGCAGTCTATCGGATCAATTTCATTGCAGACTCTCGCGGGTGTAACAGTTCCTGTGGACGTAGCAAAGTTCTATGTGCTTGAACCGCTCTCTATTGCAGCTATTTCTGACCCAGACTTGGCGAGTGCGCTTCAGACATTTAGCGCTGCTTCGGACAAACAACAGGCAGATTGGGAAGATGCTTATACAAAGGCACTTCCTGATGCGAAGGTTAGTTCAGGTAATTTGGTTCTAGCTGATGGTGATTATGGTCCTCTGCCTGTGATGATGAATCGTTTATTGGGATTGGGTACAAGTGGGGCGTTAGACGGACTGTTGCTGCGGAGTGGGGGTTTTTATCAAAACGATTTTACAAAGCCTTTGCTGTTTCTCTCAGAGGACGCGCTTTCCACACGAGCAGAGCAGTTGAACTTGTTAGGCTCACAGTGGGGTATGATGAACGAAACGGGTAATTACCCCGGTCAGGCATGGCTGTGGTTATATACGTTTTGGTATCAAGTACCGCCCTTCAATACTTCTTCCAACGCAGATTTGCTGGTGTCGATTATAATGGCGATTCTGACGGCGATACTAATATTCTTGCCTTTCCTACCGTTTATTAACCGGGTGCCCTATTATCTGGGAATACACCGGCTGATTTGGCGGGAATATTACAAGGACGTAAAGAAAGCGCAAATACCTGAACCTGTCTAA
- a CDS encoding amino acid adenylation domain-containing protein yields MGENNNLANRIAALSPEKRALLQKMSVEKRTPPIPDYSIFPQTHTGIVPVSFAQEQLWFLYQLDPARLDYNMPAALRLQGELNVVAMESSLHEIVQRHEILRTNFKLVDSSPAQIIAPTRGLPVKNFDLHSLPPEEREQQAQKLLESEALRPFDLENGSLIRACLLKLNQAEHILLLVAHHIIFDAVSIDIFTRELAQLYENFPNESKEVTQPPLPIQYADYARWQRQWLSGERLEKLTQYWVKHLGGSLPLLELPTDHPRPASPTLHIQTKRFVLAQELTNKLSNLGKNNKASLFMVLLAAFNVLLHRYSGQEDILVGVPIANRTQPELSQLIGYFTNTLVIRSNLSANPSFEALLEKVRDVTLAAYEHQDLPFAKLIEILRPKRESGYYPLVRVAFSHQNNAPSQAMLPGLKATNIEISNGYSSFDLAMMLQEENGVTRGNLLYSQELFESATIDEMLENFRLILETISTKPEAQLSELPLTIKPSIAKESNLTANQLLVWLGQQLQPNLPIYNEIMLFTINGALDVGRFQAAFQGLAQRNASLRTVIQELNGIPQQAFNANVSYKLDCQDFSKEAHPADALDKFVSERGRISFDFKERLFDTALIKLSEDKFAWYLCLHQLITDGWTFALLYRRMSEIYDSLTSSEEIKQEAYPDYSEFIEYEAAYRKSAQFSKATNYWDEKLKKGYSPVSFYSRPSLERASKVERVTVELGSERTQAIKAIATQKGFAALTQDMALSNLFTMLFLAYLYRISGNPVYSLGVPFHNRNTKPLKEITGLVMTVCPLRVEIQPGETFLSLAGKVQAELRQTLQFSQYVTHNSPQRKTYDLMFNYLNATYDNFAGMTAEVSLPNSGFENNSLSLQVQHFARDKGLVLYFDFNCDLFSPENKQRAIRHFTAMLDIFLSDTNRAIGQIELLDSQEVQILRKFNAASTQYQKDKPVFRLFEEHAALNPNALALESGSSKMSYRELNIRANRLAYHLQRIGIKPDSVVGLCLERSPEALIGIIGIQKAGGAYLYLDPQLPAERREFMLKEAKVHALVTASELYPLSPEYLEHVVYLTDFGDAEIPIENPPTRVHPENLAYVVYTSGSTGTPKGVMVSHAALLNFTEAARQLYAITPQDRVLQFASLSFDTSAEEIFPCLASGGTLVLGGKDMLETPRAFFQKCYELRITVLDLPTAYWHILAAEVRIIDPVLFSKLRLVIIGGEEAYPTAMLAWQSAVGDRVKLLNTYGPTEATIVTTLADLREVGTGIVPIGKVIPNTRAYILSPEMLQMPIGAPGELYLSGSGLARGYINQPDTTASVFVSDPFSEQSGARMYRTGDMARYLPDGNIEYLGRRDRQLKVRGFRIEPGEIEAVLTSHPLVREAAVLYSHNQGRLVAYFAANSAEASIVEELRHFLARKLPSYMIPTQLVQLEAMPLTTNGKINRNLLPEPLPESNNRGIAPRTFEESLIAQIWANLLGLKADQISVFDNFFELGGHSLLGTQLISKLNNLFGVKTPLQALFDNPTIDGLMLAISLSKAQQLAKENLLLLLDELEYLDEEEIKIALGEESPFSNEQIN; encoded by the coding sequence ATGGGCGAAAATAACAATCTAGCCAACCGTATCGCTGCACTTTCACCGGAAAAACGCGCTCTTCTGCAAAAAATGAGTGTTGAAAAGCGAACGCCGCCAATTCCGGATTATTCGATTTTCCCGCAAACTCATACAGGCATTGTTCCTGTTTCTTTTGCACAGGAACAACTTTGGTTTCTTTATCAGCTAGACCCCGCACGTCTTGATTACAACATGCCGGCAGCCCTACGCCTACAGGGTGAACTTAATGTGGTTGCGATGGAATCAAGCCTACATGAAATTGTGCAACGTCACGAAATATTAAGAACCAACTTTAAGCTAGTGGATAGCTCTCCGGCTCAAATAATCGCACCTACTAGGGGATTACCTGTAAAGAATTTTGATTTACACTCTTTGCCGCCGGAGGAACGAGAGCAGCAAGCGCAAAAGCTTCTTGAAAGTGAAGCTCTCCGACCTTTTGACCTTGAGAATGGCTCACTTATACGCGCTTGCCTCCTAAAGCTGAATCAGGCAGAGCATATACTTTTGCTGGTAGCGCATCATATAATTTTTGATGCAGTATCCATAGATATATTTACGCGAGAACTGGCGCAACTTTACGAGAATTTTCCCAATGAAAGTAAGGAAGTAACGCAACCTCCTTTGCCCATACAATATGCCGATTATGCCCGCTGGCAGCGTCAATGGCTAAGTGGTGAAAGGCTGGAAAAACTTACCCAATACTGGGTCAAACATTTGGGTGGTTCGTTACCATTGCTGGAATTGCCTACCGACCATCCCCGCCCCGCTTCGCCTACCCTACACATCCAGACAAAACGCTTTGTTTTAGCGCAAGAGCTAACTAATAAGCTGAGTAATTTAGGCAAAAATAATAAAGCCTCTCTGTTTATGGTTTTGTTAGCCGCTTTTAATGTATTACTGCACCGCTATAGCGGACAAGAAGATATATTAGTCGGTGTGCCAATTGCTAACCGAACTCAGCCAGAGCTTAGCCAATTAATCGGGTATTTTACCAACACCTTAGTAATACGCTCTAATTTGTCCGCTAATCCAAGCTTTGAGGCTTTGCTTGAAAAAGTGCGGGATGTCACGCTAGCGGCTTACGAACATCAAGATTTACCGTTTGCAAAGCTGATAGAAATCTTGCGCCCAAAGCGTGAGTCAGGCTATTACCCGTTGGTAAGGGTTGCTTTTTCCCATCAGAATAATGCCCCATCTCAGGCAATGCTACCCGGTCTGAAAGCAACAAACATTGAAATCAGCAATGGTTATTCTTCTTTTGATTTGGCGATGATGCTTCAGGAGGAGAACGGCGTAACTAGGGGAAACCTGCTATATAGCCAAGAGCTTTTTGAATCAGCCACAATTGATGAAATGCTTGAGAATTTCAGGCTAATACTGGAAACTATTTCCACCAAGCCTGAAGCACAGCTTTCGGAATTGCCCCTGACTATCAAACCCTCAATTGCGAAAGAATCAAACCTGACGGCAAATCAGCTTTTGGTGTGGTTGGGTCAGCAATTACAGCCGAATTTGCCAATTTATAACGAAATAATGCTGTTCACCATTAATGGCGCACTTGATGTGGGGCGTTTTCAAGCCGCCTTTCAGGGGTTAGCGCAACGTAACGCCTCCCTCCGCACCGTTATTCAAGAGCTAAACGGTATTCCACAACAGGCTTTCAACGCCAATGTTAGCTATAAACTGGATTGTCAGGATTTTTCAAAAGAAGCTCATCCCGCTGATGCCCTTGATAAATTTGTTAGCGAAAGGGGCAGAATATCTTTTGATTTCAAAGAGCGTTTATTTGATACTGCCCTTATAAAACTTTCCGAAGATAAGTTTGCTTGGTATCTTTGCCTGCACCAGTTAATAACCGATGGCTGGACTTTCGCTTTATTGTATCGCCGTATGTCTGAGATATATGACTCACTGACGAGCAGTGAGGAAATCAAGCAAGAAGCCTATCCCGACTATTCAGAGTTCATAGAATATGAAGCTGCTTATCGGAAATCTGCCCAGTTTTCAAAAGCGACAAATTATTGGGATGAGAAACTAAAGAAGGGATATAGTCCGGTCTCTTTTTACAGCCGTCCCAGTCTCGAAAGAGCAAGCAAGGTTGAAAGGGTAACTGTTGAACTTGGCAGCGAGCGCACTCAGGCTATAAAGGCGATTGCTACACAGAAGGGCTTTGCTGCTTTAACCCAAGATATGGCGCTTTCCAACCTTTTCACTATGCTATTCCTTGCCTATCTTTATCGGATAAGCGGCAACCCGGTTTATTCATTGGGCGTACCTTTCCACAATCGCAATACAAAGCCCTTGAAAGAAATAACCGGATTGGTGATGACTGTTTGCCCGTTGCGGGTGGAAATTCAACCGGGCGAAACCTTTCTTTCGCTGGCGGGAAAGGTACAGGCTGAGTTGCGGCAGACCCTCCAATTTTCACAGTATGTTACCCACAACTCTCCTCAGCGTAAAACTTACGACCTGATGTTTAATTATCTCAATGCCACTTACGATAATTTCGCGGGTATGACAGCCGAAGTAAGCCTTCCTAATTCGGGCTTTGAGAATAACAGCCTTTCCCTACAGGTACAGCATTTTGCGCGTGACAAAGGGTTGGTGCTGTATTTTGATTTCAACTGTGACCTCTTTTCGCCCGAAAATAAGCAACGTGCCATTCGCCATTTTACCGCGATGCTCGATATATTTTTGAGTGATACCAATCGGGCAATCGGTCAGATTGAATTGCTGGATTCTCAAGAGGTTCAAATACTCCGCAAATTTAATGCAGCAAGCACACAATACCAGAAGGACAAACCTGTTTTCCGGCTGTTTGAAGAACATGCCGCCCTAAACCCTAACGCGCTTGCGCTAGAGTCAGGCTCTAGCAAAATGAGCTACCGCGAGTTAAATATTCGGGCAAACCGTTTAGCTTACCATTTACAACGAATTGGAATTAAGCCGGATTCGGTGGTAGGGCTATGTTTGGAGCGTTCTCCTGAAGCATTAATAGGGATAATAGGTATTCAGAAAGCGGGCGGGGCTTACCTGTATCTTGACCCACAACTTCCCGCCGAACGGCGCGAGTTTATGTTGAAAGAAGCAAAGGTGCATGCGCTTGTCACCGCTTCAGAGCTTTACCCGCTATCACCGGAGTATCTTGAGCATGTGGTTTATCTGACCGATTTTGGCGATGCTGAGATACCAATAGAAAACCCGCCAACTAGGGTTCACCCGGAGAATTTGGCATATGTGGTTTATACTTCCGGTTCAACCGGAACACCCAAAGGGGTAATGGTCTCACATGCTGCGCTACTGAATTTTACAGAAGCAGCACGACAATTGTATGCAATCACACCGCAGGATAGGGTTTTGCAATTTGCTTCGTTGAGCTTCGATACCTCGGCGGAGGAGATATTCCCATGCCTTGCCAGTGGCGGGACTTTGGTGTTGGGTGGGAAAGATATGCTTGAAACGCCCCGCGCTTTTTTCCAGAAATGCTATGAATTGCGCATTACGGTGCTGGATTTACCCACCGCTTATTGGCACATATTGGCAGCCGAAGTGCGTATCATTGACCCGGTTTTATTTTCAAAGTTGCGTCTAGTTATAATCGGCGGAGAGGAAGCGTACCCTACGGCTATGCTTGCGTGGCAAAGTGCAGTGGGCGATAGGGTTAAATTGCTCAACACCTACGGGCCTACCGAAGCAACTATTGTAACAACCCTTGCTGATTTGCGCGAAGTTGGAACGGGCATAGTACCCATCGGTAAAGTTATACCGAATACAAGGGCTTACATATTAAGCCCCGAAATGCTACAGATGCCGATCGGCGCACCCGGTGAATTATATTTGTCAGGTAGCGGGTTGGCGCGTGGCTACATTAATCAGCCGGATACTACCGCCTCTGTGTTTGTGTCTGACCCTTTCAGTGAACAAAGCGGGGCGAGAATGTACCGCACCGGAGATATGGCGCGTTATCTACCAGATGGAAACATTGAATATCTGGGTAGGCGCGACCGACAGCTAAAAGTGAGAGGCTTTAGGATAGAACCGGGCGAAATCGAAGCGGTATTGACCAGCCATCCGCTAGTTCGAGAGGCAGCAGTGCTATACTCTCATAATCAAGGTCGCTTGGTGGCGTACTTTGCAGCAAATAGCGCAGAAGCTTCTATAGTAGAAGAATTACGCCATTTTCTTGCGCGAAAATTGCCCTCTTACATGATTCCTACTCAACTTGTACAGCTTGAAGCCATGCCCCTGACAACCAATGGGAAAATCAATCGGAATCTTCTGCCAGAACCCTTACCGGAAAGCAACAATAGGGGTATCGCGCCACGCACTTTTGAAGAAAGCCTAATTGCCCAAATTTGGGCTAATTTACTGGGGCTGAAAGCAGACCAAATCTCGGTTTTTGATAATTTCTTTGAATTGGGCGGTCACTCTTTGCTAGGCACTCAGCTAATTTCTAAGCTAAATAATCTTTTCGGGGTGAAAACCCCCTTACAGGCTTTGTTTGATAACCCGACTATAGACGGCTTGATGTTGGCAATTAGCCTTAGTAAGGCACAACAGCTTGCAAAGGAAAATTTATTGCTATTACTGGATGAACTTGAATATTTGGACGAAGAAGAAATAAAGATAGCTCTTGGTGAGGAATCTCCATTTTCAAATGAACAAATCAATTGA